From Gossypium raimondii isolate GPD5lz chromosome 11, ASM2569854v1, whole genome shotgun sequence:
ttaaagttaacaataaaaaaaaagaagccaaaaattcacttaacaaaatagctacaaattttttttacatatttttaattcataattatcaaaattgaaatatatgacAACTAATTTACTCTGGAATAGTAAGCAGCATCGGTCGCCAAGCTCTCCTTAATAACCTGTACCGAAACGACGTCGTTACTGGCGTCAAAGTACCAGATCTCCGATCTGAAAACCTTTCACTGGAACTACTGGTAACCGGTAATAAATCTTCCGTTACTTCTTCGCAGATTTTATCATCACTCTCTCTTTCTTCAAACGGCGGCGATGCCACGAAGAGTTCCTTCAATTTTCGCCGGCTTTTTTTACCATTGGAGTTCTTCTTGCTGTCGGCGTTGGAGGTGTTTGGCTGTGGCGGAGGTGAAGGAGGAGGATCCAAGTTATCAGTCTGGCGGCGATGAAAACGTCGACGGTCGGTGGCAGAAGAGCGGTTAAGAAGCATGCGGAGCGTTTTGCGACGGCGGAGGTGAACGACGGGGCTGGTGGTGGGACTGCGACCTGGGCTTCCGGCGACGGCACACTGAGTTGCGAGAAGCTTGAATTTGTGCAGAGTGGCCATTTCTGTTTGAAGCGCGGTTTCTGTCTCAAGTAAGCAGAGGATTTAGAGAGAGAAGGGAAAGAGAACGAGATCTCAAAGAGAAAGGTAACAGTgagcataatttaaaataaaataaaataaatattaatttattaaaagaaattggaAGAATAAAAAGGGTAAAGGGAGAAGCTTTTTGTTTGGATCGTGGGATGGTCCTTATCTATCTCAATCTGTTGGGccttttttgtaaatttatattgGTAGTACACGTGGAatgcaataattaattttttcacatttattctaatatctgtaaaaataaaaataaaccatcTACTAATACtgataactcaaaattacaatCGAACTCACGGTATGCACGATTTCACGTAAAATCAAACTATACCAGAAGAAGCAAACAGCACTTGTATTAGGTCTCCATTGTTTAGGAGAGCGAGAATAtgtttagtattatttttaagataagttatttttttaaagaataaatgttttttcaaataaaaaattggttcaaaaatatttttttgagaaGTTAAAAAGTTAGCTTCTTTTTAAAAGTagttttttctcaaaaatatttttaaaaagtattgcTAAATTAAGTCAAATCACCTCGAAAATCCCCTTTTCAAGTTCTTGTTCTAGTGACGATGAACATTGCACAACGAACTTGAAAACAACATGGATGCAATtgttagaaaataaaacaatcaaaatatatGATAGAAGACTCGAGAAACCTGAACACAAAAGTTTTGGAAAAACAAGACTCTAGCTTGAGAGAACCTCCTCAAAGGAGGATCCAAAGGAAAGCTTTATTGTTAAtctaagatttaaaaaaaaaagctatcATTTTTTACATAAACTGTTTAAAAAAGCACATGATTttttaatagtaattaaattttttaaaactaaaaatactGAAAATTACAGTTTTCAacgatattattttaattaaataaaccacCTACATAGtttgatttttgtattataattttatagacTTTATAAGTGTATGTAAGTAATTGATGTCATCTTATTAAATTTAGTCgattcatgttaatttatatattttctgaaaaagaaaaggagagtaGAGTGAAGTAATTGGAGAAGAGTGATGAAAAGTCCAAGGTTTGGAGGGAATAAGAGCGTGGATTTTACTTCAACCACCCAATGGAGGCTATCtacaaaattacaaatcaaAACGTTATTTTCTAAAGCCGTTAACTACCCCcatttaatattcttttcttttctttcttttttctatttactTTCTCTGCAAATTATTTGCATCATCTTTCATCATTTTTTCgtgatattatattattaacttaaaatactttattcaattaatttcatgaatcaattcaatattaatattattagaattgaattaaCTGATTAAACCGATCGATTAAGTATCGATCATCCGGacaaaagattaaatcaaaactgTTAGAAACTAgtaaaaatcgaaaataaagacaaaaattaatagttgaactaatattataatttttaattttatttattgatttaattattattggacTAATAGTTGAACTAAGTAAATCGAAAATTCATAGtttaatcaatttgatcatCGATCCgataattgaaatattaaaaaatgactaaaatttttatttagaaaataacaaCTATTATTATgagaatatttttgtttttattttatatattttttcaataaatctataaatatcgAGATTTAAACTTCACTTATACTAGAT
This genomic window contains:
- the LOC105803603 gene encoding uncharacterized protein LOC105803603; the encoded protein is MATLHKFKLLATQCAVAGSPGRSPTTSPVVHLRRRKTLRMLLNRSSATDRRRFHRRQTDNLDPPPSPPPQPNTSNADSKKNSNGKKSRRKLKELFVASPPFEERESDDKICEEVTEDLLPVTSSSSERFSDRRSGTLTPVTTSFRYRLLRRAWRPMLLTIPE